In one Bosea sp. RAC05 genomic region, the following are encoded:
- a CDS encoding MFS transporter, whose amino-acid sequence MSDTASRPTGPAALLASPTVFLMTLAFINWLGFASWSALLNNFAKEAAGFSGADIGILQSVREIPGFLAFTAIILFWFMREQMLAYVSLVTLGIGVAVTGYHPTLGGLMLTTTIMSIGFHYYETAQQSLQLQLLPKKEAPRLLGRIAGASATAQLLAFGSIAVVWRVFQPGYIVVFLVAGGLVVVLALLAWLVFPRFEGTVPQNKGFVLRKRYWLYYALTFMSGARRQIFMAFGGFLLVERFGYDVSATAMLLLATYGINTFMGPALGHLVGRVGERVTIQLENVSLVVVFVGYALASHGHFAGWGVFVAGALFIVDGVFFTLTLAQRTYFQKIADPADIAPTSAVAFTINHIAAVFLPVTFGLIWLRDPAIVFYIGSGVAIVSLGLAFLVPRHPAPGAETVMSPALPAAAE is encoded by the coding sequence ATGTCCGACACCGCCTCCCGGCCGACCGGCCCCGCCGCCCTCCTGGCGTCCCCCACCGTCTTCCTGATGACGCTGGCCTTCATCAACTGGCTCGGCTTCGCCAGCTGGAGCGCGCTGCTGAACAACTTCGCCAAGGAGGCGGCCGGCTTCTCCGGCGCCGATATCGGCATCCTGCAGTCCGTCCGCGAGATTCCGGGCTTCCTCGCCTTCACCGCCATCATCCTGTTCTGGTTCATGCGCGAGCAGATGCTGGCCTATGTCAGCCTGGTGACGCTCGGCATCGGCGTCGCGGTGACCGGCTACCACCCCACGCTGGGCGGCCTGATGCTGACCACGACGATCATGTCGATCGGCTTCCACTATTACGAGACGGCGCAGCAGTCGCTGCAGCTCCAGCTGCTGCCGAAGAAGGAGGCGCCGCGCCTGCTCGGCCGCATCGCCGGCGCCTCGGCGACGGCCCAGCTTCTGGCCTTTGGATCGATCGCGGTGGTCTGGCGGGTGTTCCAGCCGGGCTATATCGTGGTTTTTCTCGTCGCCGGCGGGTTGGTCGTGGTCCTGGCGCTGCTCGCCTGGCTGGTGTTTCCGCGGTTCGAGGGCACCGTTCCGCAGAACAAGGGCTTCGTGCTGCGCAAGCGGTACTGGCTGTACTACGCGCTGACCTTCATGTCGGGCGCCCGGCGGCAGATCTTCATGGCCTTCGGCGGCTTCCTGCTGGTCGAGCGCTTCGGCTACGACGTCTCGGCGACCGCGATGCTGCTGCTGGCGACCTATGGCATCAACACCTTCATGGGCCCGGCGCTCGGGCATCTCGTCGGCCGCGTCGGCGAGCGCGTCACGATCCAGCTCGAGAACGTCTCCCTGGTCGTGGTCTTCGTGGGCTATGCGCTGGCCAGCCACGGCCATTTCGCCGGCTGGGGCGTCTTCGTCGCAGGCGCGCTCTTCATCGTCGACGGGGTGTTCTTCACCCTCACCCTGGCGCAACGCACCTATTTCCAGAAGATCGCCGACCCGGCCGACATCGCGCCGACCTCGGCGGTGGCCTTCACGATCAACCACATCGCAGCGGTGTTCCTGCCGGTGACCTTCGGCCTGATCTGGCTGCGCGACCCGGCGATCGTGTTCTACATCGGCTCCGGCGTGGCGATCGTCTCGCTGGGCCTGGCGTTCCTGGTGCCGCGGCATCCGGCGCCGGGGGCGGAGACGGTGATGTCGCCCGCCCTGCCCGCTGCGGCCGAGTAG
- a CDS encoding universal stress protein, with product MYKSILVPVDIAEPEMAEPAIAAATSFAKASGGAVRLVYVRSLVPVTYMEFVPAGFDAEQQEDAEAKLAAIAAKIDLPEAQVSAKVLIGSVHGEVLAEADASGADLVVIGSHEPGILAYVIGSNASSIVRRAKCSVLVVR from the coding sequence ATGTACAAGTCGATTCTGGTTCCCGTCGACATCGCCGAGCCGGAGATGGCCGAGCCCGCCATCGCCGCCGCCACCTCATTCGCCAAGGCGTCGGGCGGCGCCGTCAGGCTGGTCTATGTCCGCTCGCTCGTGCCGGTCACCTATATGGAGTTCGTGCCGGCGGGGTTCGATGCCGAGCAGCAGGAGGATGCCGAGGCGAAGCTCGCCGCCATCGCCGCCAAGATCGACCTCCCCGAGGCGCAGGTTTCCGCCAAGGTGCTGATCGGCTCGGTGCATGGCGAGGTTCTGGCCGAGGCCGATGCGAGCGGGGCCGATCTCGTCGTGATCGGCTCGCACGAACCCGGCATTCTCGCCTATGTCATCGGCTCCAACGCCTCGTCGATCGTGCGACGGGCCAAATGCTCGGTGCTGGTCGTCCGCTGA
- a CDS encoding BrnA antitoxin family protein gives MPKSLKRIPTFQSEAEERTFWETHDSTDYVDWTKASAVRFPNLKPSSTSISIRLPNALLDSIKIAANKRDVPYQSLIKIWLSEKLDATKS, from the coding sequence ATGCCCAAGTCGCTTAAGAGGATCCCGACATTCCAAAGCGAGGCAGAGGAGCGGACCTTCTGGGAAACGCATGACTCCACGGACTATGTCGACTGGACGAAAGCGTCCGCCGTTCGCTTTCCCAACCTGAAGCCGTCCTCGACCTCGATCTCGATCCGGCTGCCCAACGCGCTGTTGGACAGCATCAAGATCGCCGCCAACAAGCGCGACGTCCCCTATCAGTCACTGATCAAGATATGGCTGTCGGAAAAGCTGGACGCGACGAAAAGCTGA
- a CDS encoding BrnT family toxin, with translation MVDLNLVIGFDWDQGNERKSVDKHHVSQAEAEQVFMNQPLLLAEDREYSVTEHRLRALGRTDEGRHLYVVFTLRRDRSLIRVISARDMNRKERRHYAQVA, from the coding sequence GTGGTCGATCTCAATCTCGTCATCGGCTTCGATTGGGATCAGGGAAACGAGCGCAAGAGCGTCGACAAGCATCATGTCAGTCAGGCGGAGGCGGAGCAGGTCTTCATGAACCAGCCGCTGCTGCTGGCAGAGGATCGGGAATACAGCGTTACAGAACACAGGCTCCGGGCGCTGGGCCGAACCGATGAGGGGCGTCATCTCTATGTGGTTTTCACATTGCGGAGAGACAGAAGCCTCATCCGCGTGATTTCGGCGCGTGACATGAACCGAAAGGAGCGCAGGCATTATGCCCAAGTCGCTTAA
- a CDS encoding vWA domain-containing protein, giving the protein MFLRLFTDLRAAKVPVTLREYLALLEGVEADLAEHRVEDFYHLARCCLVKDERHLDRFDQVFGQVFKGLETLGQAVEAQAIPDEWLRKLAEKYLTDAEKAQIDALGWDKLFETLKQRLAEQKGRHQGGSKWIGTAGTSPYGAYGYNPEGVRIGQDGNRNFRAVKVWDKREFKDFDDTRELGVRNLRIALRRLRKFARTGAAEELDLDSTISETARHGYLDVKLRPERRNAVKVLLFLDVGGSMDWHIELAEELFSAARAEFKHFEHFYFHNCPYERVWRENRRRHDQTIPTLELLRTYPADYRVVFVGDASMSPYEIAMPGGSVEHWNEEAGAVWMERITGRFPKSVWLNPVQQHLWSYTQSIRQIGSLMGGRMFPLTLDGLDGAMKVLAR; this is encoded by the coding sequence ATGTTCCTGCGACTCTTCACCGATCTGCGGGCCGCCAAGGTCCCCGTCACGCTGCGCGAGTATCTCGCGCTGCTCGAGGGTGTGGAGGCCGATCTGGCCGAGCACCGGGTCGAGGATTTCTATCACCTCGCCCGCTGCTGCCTGGTGAAGGACGAGCGTCATCTCGACCGCTTCGACCAGGTCTTCGGACAGGTCTTCAAGGGCCTGGAGACGCTGGGCCAGGCGGTCGAGGCGCAGGCCATCCCCGACGAGTGGCTGCGCAAGCTCGCCGAGAAATACCTCACCGACGCCGAGAAGGCGCAGATCGATGCACTCGGCTGGGACAAGCTCTTCGAGACGCTGAAGCAGCGCCTCGCCGAACAGAAGGGGCGCCACCAGGGCGGCTCGAAATGGATCGGCACCGCCGGCACCTCGCCCTATGGCGCCTATGGCTACAATCCCGAGGGCGTCCGCATCGGGCAGGACGGCAACCGGAATTTCCGGGCGGTGAAGGTCTGGGACAAGCGCGAGTTCAAGGATTTCGACGACACGCGCGAGCTCGGCGTGCGCAACCTGCGCATCGCGCTGCGCCGCTTGCGCAAGTTCGCCCGCACGGGTGCGGCCGAGGAACTCGATCTCGATTCGACGATCAGCGAGACGGCAAGGCATGGCTATCTCGACGTGAAGCTGCGGCCCGAGCGGCGCAATGCCGTGAAGGTCCTGCTCTTCCTGGATGTCGGCGGCTCGATGGACTGGCACATCGAACTGGCCGAGGAGCTGTTCTCGGCGGCGCGGGCCGAGTTCAAGCATTTCGAGCATTTCTACTTCCACAACTGCCCCTATGAACGGGTCTGGCGCGAGAACCGGCGCCGGCACGACCAGACGATTCCGACGCTGGAACTGCTGCGGACATATCCGGCCGATTACCGCGTCGTCTTCGTCGGCGACGCCTCGATGAGCCCCTATGAGATCGCGATGCCCGGCGGTTCGGTCGAGCACTGGAACGAGGAGGCCGGGGCGGTCTGGATGGAGCGGATCACCGGCCGCTTCCCGAAATCGGTCTGGCTCAATCCCGTGCAGCAGCATCTGTGGAGCTACACCCAGTCGATCCGGCAGATCGGCTCGCTCATGGGCGGGCGGATGTTCCCGCTGACGCTGGACGGTCTCGACGGGGCGATGAAAGTGCTGGCGCGCTGA
- a CDS encoding HU family DNA-binding protein, with product MTKNELIAAIADETGKSKTDVSAILASLGTVVAKTLKAGDDITLGGVGKFSAAKREAREARNPSTGATIKVPAKTVVKFKVTKDLADAVA from the coding sequence ATGACCAAGAATGAACTGATCGCCGCCATTGCCGACGAGACCGGCAAGTCGAAGACGGACGTCTCCGCCATCCTGGCCTCGCTCGGCACCGTCGTCGCGAAGACCCTGAAGGCCGGCGACGACATCACGCTGGGTGGCGTCGGCAAGTTTTCGGCCGCCAAGCGCGAGGCTCGCGAAGCCCGCAACCCCTCGACCGGCGCCACCATCAAGGTCCCGGCCAAGACCGTGGTGAAGTTCAAGGTCACCAAGGATCTCGCCGACGCCGTGGCGTGA
- a CDS encoding flavin-dependent oxidoreductase, translating to MKVIIVGGGIGGLTLALMLQARGIGAVVYEQASEIREVGVGINTLPHAIRELADLGLLPALDAVAIRTRELVYMNRFGQTVWREPRGLHAGSPTPQFSIHRGRLQAVIRDAVVARLGEGAVRTGRRLQGFIQDEGGVTAHFADSRRGETGETARGDILVAADGIHSMVRAHYFPDQGPPRWNGVQMWRGACDWPVFLDGESMIVAGGMAGKLVLYPIAKGKTAQTRLTNWVVNIRTGDPAKPPPKEAWSKPGRLEDVLPFARRFTVPGVDILGLIQASPGFWDYPMCDRDPLPRWTHGRVTLLGDAAHPMYPVGSNGASQAILDARCLADGLVRSEHPRHALAAYEAQRLPATADIVALNRKGGPERVIDAVEQLAPNGFDDVERVLSYAKREAIVKSYAGKAGFSQEQLARRS from the coding sequence ATGAAGGTCATCATCGTCGGAGGCGGCATCGGCGGCCTGACGCTCGCGCTGATGCTGCAGGCGCGCGGGATCGGCGCTGTCGTCTACGAGCAGGCCAGCGAGATCCGCGAAGTCGGTGTCGGGATCAACACCCTCCCGCACGCCATTCGCGAACTGGCCGATCTGGGCCTGCTGCCGGCGCTCGACGCCGTCGCGATCCGCACCCGCGAACTGGTCTACATGAATCGCTTCGGCCAGACGGTCTGGCGCGAGCCGCGCGGCCTGCATGCGGGTTCGCCGACGCCGCAGTTCTCGATCCATCGCGGCCGCCTCCAGGCCGTGATCCGCGACGCCGTCGTGGCGCGGCTGGGCGAGGGCGCGGTCCGGACCGGCCGACGTCTGCAGGGCTTCATCCAGGACGAGGGCGGCGTCACCGCCCACTTCGCCGATTCGCGCCGGGGCGAGACGGGCGAGACGGCACGCGGCGATATCCTCGTCGCGGCCGACGGCATCCACTCGATGGTGCGCGCCCATTACTTTCCCGACCAGGGGCCGCCCCGCTGGAACGGTGTCCAGATGTGGCGCGGCGCCTGCGACTGGCCGGTCTTCCTCGATGGGGAGAGCATGATCGTCGCCGGCGGCATGGCCGGCAAGCTGGTGCTCTACCCGATCGCCAAGGGCAAGACGGCCCAGACCCGGCTGACCAACTGGGTCGTCAACATCCGCACCGGCGATCCCGCCAAGCCGCCGCCGAAGGAGGCGTGGTCGAAGCCCGGGCGGCTCGAGGACGTGCTGCCCTTCGCGCGCCGCTTCACCGTGCCCGGCGTCGACATTCTCGGGCTGATCCAGGCGAGCCCCGGATTCTGGGATTACCCGATGTGCGATCGGGACCCGTTGCCGCGCTGGACCCATGGCCGCGTCACGCTGCTCGGCGATGCCGCCCATCCGATGTATCCGGTCGGCTCGAACGGGGCCTCCCAGGCGATTCTCGACGCCCGCTGCCTCGCTGACGGGCTGGTCCGTTCGGAGCACCCGCGCCACGCGCTCGCCGCCTATGAGGCCCAGCGCCTGCCGGCGACGGCGGACATCGTGGCGCTGAACCGCAAGGGCGGGCCCGAGCGTGTCATCGACGCGGTCGAGCAACTCGCGCCCAACGGCTTCGACGATGTCGAGCGGGTCCTGAGCTATGCCAAGCGCGAGGCGATCGTGAAGTCCTATGCCGGCAAGGCCGGGTTCTCGCAGGAGCAGCTCGCCCGGCGGAGCTGA
- a CDS encoding PilZ domain-containing protein codes for MIVERRKKQRLRSLLGGRVSFNQKNCTLDCVVRNVSDDGALLVISDSIALPIAFDLDIARHQRAYVARIRWRDGERVGVAFEAPSSGEIVPLDMARRLKHCEQDNARLKSRIRQLTEAG; via the coding sequence ATGATTGTCGAGCGACGAAAGAAACAACGCCTCCGATCTCTGCTTGGAGGCCGCGTCAGTTTCAACCAAAAGAACTGCACACTCGATTGTGTCGTCCGCAATGTTTCAGACGACGGAGCCCTGCTGGTGATCTCCGACTCCATCGCGCTGCCGATCGCCTTCGATCTCGACATCGCGCGCCATCAGCGCGCCTATGTCGCGCGGATCCGCTGGCGCGACGGCGAGCGCGTCGGCGTCGCCTTCGAGGCCCCGTCCAGCGGCGAGATCGTGCCGCTCGACATGGCACGACGCCTGAAGCACTGCGAACAGGACAATGCCCGGCTGAAGAGCCGCATTCGGCAACTGACCGAAGCCGGCTGA
- a CDS encoding PilZ domain-containing protein: MTTQRRQTPRLRSLLGARALFTQKRATLDCVVRNISDGGALIVVPDTVLLPAEFELEIAQRQCCYRAHVRWRTGTHIGVSFESETVPETASPAETDVAMRLRMAERDNARMKSRIQQLTEAG; the protein is encoded by the coding sequence ATGACCACGCAGCGGCGCCAGACACCACGGCTGCGCTCTCTTCTGGGCGCGCGAGCGCTGTTCACCCAGAAGCGCGCGACCCTGGATTGCGTCGTCCGCAACATTTCCGACGGGGGCGCCCTCATCGTGGTGCCGGACACGGTGCTCCTGCCCGCCGAGTTCGAGCTCGAGATCGCCCAGCGCCAATGCTGCTACCGGGCCCATGTCCGCTGGCGGACGGGCACGCACATCGGTGTGTCCTTCGAGTCCGAGACGGTTCCGGAGACCGCAAGCCCTGCGGAAACCGACGTTGCCATGCGCCTGCGCATGGCCGAGCGGGACAATGCCCGCATGAAGAGCCGCATCCAGCAACTGACCGAAGCCGGCTGA
- a CDS encoding PilZ domain-containing protein, producing MIADRRLQTRSRLHQPARLVFNGEQSVLACTVRNRSQTGAMVRMADWIELPDTFELDIPAGDSRRVRQCWRRGDDVGVAFLTPDETRPSEVISLAEARARRAGRSDPG from the coding sequence ATGATCGCCGATCGCCGCCTCCAGACGCGCAGCCGCCTCCACCAGCCGGCTCGGCTCGTGTTCAACGGCGAGCAGTCGGTGCTGGCCTGCACCGTGCGAAATCGGTCGCAGACCGGCGCGATGGTGCGGATGGCGGACTGGATCGAGCTTCCGGACACCTTCGAGCTCGACATCCCGGCCGGTGACAGCCGTCGCGTCCGTCAATGCTGGCGGCGCGGCGACGATGTCGGGGTCGCCTTCCTGACGCCCGATGAGACCCGGCCGAGCGAGGTCATCTCGCTGGCGGAAGCCCGTGCCCGCAGGGCCGGCCGCAGCGATCCGGGCTGA
- a CDS encoding cupin domain-containing protein: MKPLTAGVTRANEGLDSISWNILGQTYVPKSLSEESFSWHATFPPGTFVPPHIHTTQDEFIYMLEGRLDLVLDGAESHALPGDLIRLPRNVPHGLFNKSDAPVKCLFWVAPTARLYDLFWGIHSMAEQNPADVVALSAKHEVDFLPPPPDGA, from the coding sequence ATGAAGCCACTGACCGCCGGCGTGACCCGGGCCAATGAAGGGCTCGATTCGATCTCCTGGAACATCCTCGGCCAGACCTATGTGCCGAAGTCGCTGAGCGAGGAGTCCTTCTCCTGGCACGCCACCTTCCCGCCCGGCACCTTCGTGCCGCCGCACATCCACACGACGCAGGACGAGTTCATCTACATGCTCGAGGGGCGGCTCGACCTCGTCCTCGACGGGGCCGAGAGCCATGCCCTGCCGGGCGACCTGATCCGGCTGCCGCGCAATGTGCCGCACGGTCTCTTCAACAAGAGCGATGCGCCGGTGAAGTGCCTGTTCTGGGTAGCGCCGACGGCGCGGCTCTACGACCTGTTCTGGGGCATCCACTCGATGGCGGAGCAGAATCCGGCCGATGTCGTGGCGCTCTCGGCCAAGCACGAGGTCGACTTCCTGCCGCCGCCGCCCGACGGCGCCTGA
- a CDS encoding ABC transporter ATP-binding protein, whose translation MLIVEGLDAGYGEAQILFGVDLSIGEGEVVTLLGRNGMGKTTTIRAIMGLIPPKSGRVSVAGRDLTGAPAFRIAQAGIGLVPEGRMIFPTLSVEENLIATAASRFGKARWDIERIYAFFPRLKERRANRGNQLSGGEQQMLAIGRALMTNPRLIILDEATEGLAPIIRQEIWACLAALKAEGESILVIDKNVDALAKIADRHVVLEKGRVVWRGSSDDLRSDSAVKDRFLHF comes from the coding sequence ATGCTGATCGTCGAGGGGCTCGATGCCGGCTATGGCGAGGCGCAGATCCTGTTCGGAGTCGATCTTTCGATCGGCGAAGGCGAGGTGGTGACGCTGCTCGGCCGCAACGGCATGGGCAAGACCACGACCATCCGCGCGATCATGGGGCTGATCCCGCCGAAATCCGGCCGGGTCAGCGTCGCCGGGCGCGATCTCACCGGCGCGCCCGCCTTCCGGATCGCCCAGGCGGGCATCGGCCTGGTGCCCGAGGGGCGCATGATCTTCCCGACGCTCTCCGTCGAGGAGAACCTGATCGCCACCGCGGCCAGCCGTTTCGGCAAGGCCCGCTGGGACATCGAGCGGATCTACGCCTTCTTCCCGCGCCTGAAGGAGCGCCGCGCCAACCGCGGCAACCAGCTCTCGGGCGGCGAGCAGCAGATGCTGGCGATCGGCCGGGCGCTGATGACCAACCCGCGCCTGATCATCCTCGACGAGGCGACGGAGGGGCTGGCGCCGATCATCCGCCAGGAGATCTGGGCCTGCCTCGCCGCGCTCAAGGCCGAGGGCGAGTCGATCCTGGTGATCGACAAGAACGTCGATGCGCTGGCCAAGATCGCCGACCGCCATGTCGTGCTGGAGAAGGGCCGCGTCGTCTGGCGCGGCAGCAGCGACGACCTGCGCAGCGACAGCGCGGTCAAGGACCGCTTCCTGCATTTCTGA
- a CDS encoding ABC transporter ATP-binding protein, giving the protein MTEPVLVLSGLQKAFGALKVTDGVSLSVAPGELHALIGPNGAGKTTLVHQISGMLRPDTGSIRFRGQDITGFSPERRARAGLARTFQITSTIPSLSVLENVALGAQARAAHPLALFRNAARDEALNAPAWAAIEAVGLTERAHILAGRLSHGEKRALEIAMALTLEPAAILLDEPLAGVGREEGERLIALLASLKGRYAMLLVEHDMEAVFALADSVSVLVYGRVIASGEPAAVRADPAVREAYLGEEG; this is encoded by the coding sequence ATGACTGAACCGGTTCTGGTGCTCTCCGGACTCCAGAAGGCCTTCGGCGCGCTGAAGGTCACGGACGGAGTCAGCCTCTCCGTCGCGCCGGGCGAGTTGCACGCGCTGATCGGCCCCAACGGCGCCGGCAAGACCACGCTGGTCCACCAGATCTCGGGGATGCTGCGGCCCGATACCGGCAGCATCCGCTTCCGCGGACAGGACATCACGGGCTTCTCGCCGGAACGACGGGCGCGCGCCGGCCTTGCCCGAACCTTCCAGATCACCTCGACGATCCCCTCGCTCTCGGTGCTGGAGAATGTCGCGCTCGGGGCGCAGGCGCGGGCGGCCCATCCGCTGGCGCTGTTCCGCAACGCGGCCCGGGACGAGGCGCTGAACGCGCCGGCCTGGGCGGCGATCGAGGCCGTCGGCCTGACCGAGCGCGCCCATATCCTGGCCGGGCGGCTGTCGCATGGCGAGAAGCGCGCGCTCGAGATCGCGATGGCGCTGACATTGGAGCCCGCCGCGATCCTGCTGGACGAGCCGCTCGCCGGCGTCGGCCGCGAGGAGGGCGAGCGGCTGATCGCGCTGCTGGCGAGCCTGAAAGGCCGCTACGCCATGCTGCTGGTGGAGCACGACATGGAGGCGGTGTTTGCGCTCGCCGACAGCGTCAGCGTGCTGGTCTATGGCCGCGTCATCGCCTCGGGCGAGCCGGCGGCGGTCCGGGCCGACCCGGCGGTGCGCGAAGCCTATCTCGGCGAGGAGGGCTGA
- a CDS encoding branched-chain amino acid ABC transporter permease, whose protein sequence is MSEAATTLPAATGPAAPLPARRLPLVPILLFGLLALLPLAVSLGLPSHWLTLVTRAMIFAIAALSLDLILGVGGLVSFGHAAFVGIGAYATGIMITEGLAESLLILPVVLAACGLFGLVTGYVSLRTRGVTFIMITLAFGQMVYFLAQALSAYGGDDGLTLYQRSTVLGFDAFRSRTGFFYIVLGVLLACYLLVRVIVASRFGRVLRAARENATRVSVTGFQVAQVRLVAYVISGLIAGLSGFLLANQTEFVSPAFMSWPRSGELIFMVVLGGVGSLHGAIIGALAFLFAEDILAGWTEHWKVIFGPMIVLFVLFTRGGLVGLMRKLGAGRDD, encoded by the coding sequence ATGAGCGAGGCCGCCACGACCCTGCCCGCCGCGACCGGGCCTGCGGCGCCCCTGCCCGCCCGGCGCCTCCCGCTGGTGCCGATCCTGCTCTTCGGGCTGCTGGCGCTGCTGCCGCTCGCGGTCTCGCTCGGCCTGCCCTCGCACTGGCTGACGCTGGTGACGCGGGCGATGATCTTCGCCATCGCGGCGCTCTCGCTCGACCTCATCCTCGGCGTCGGCGGGCTGGTCTCCTTCGGCCATGCCGCCTTCGTCGGAATCGGCGCCTATGCGACCGGCATCATGATCACGGAGGGGCTGGCCGAGAGTCTGCTGATCCTGCCGGTGGTGCTGGCCGCCTGCGGTCTCTTCGGGCTGGTCACGGGCTATGTCTCGCTGCGCACGCGCGGCGTCACCTTCATCATGATCACGCTGGCCTTCGGGCAGATGGTCTACTTCCTGGCTCAGGCGCTGTCCGCCTATGGCGGCGACGACGGGCTGACGCTCTACCAGCGCAGCACGGTGCTGGGCTTCGATGCGTTCCGCAGCCGCACCGGCTTCTTCTACATCGTGCTCGGCGTGCTCCTGGCGTGCTACCTCCTCGTCCGCGTGATCGTCGCCTCGCGCTTCGGCCGTGTCCTGCGCGCCGCGCGGGAGAACGCCACGCGCGTCTCCGTCACCGGGTTCCAGGTCGCGCAGGTGCGGCTCGTCGCCTATGTGATCAGCGGGCTGATCGCGGGCCTGTCCGGCTTCCTGCTCGCCAACCAGACCGAGTTCGTCAGCCCGGCCTTCATGTCCTGGCCGCGCTCCGGCGAGCTCATCTTCATGGTCGTGCTCGGCGGCGTCGGCTCGCTGCACGGCGCCATCATCGGGGCGCTCGCCTTCCTCTTCGCCGAGGACATCCTCGCCGGCTGGACCGAGCACTGGAAGGTCATCTTCGGGCCGATGATCGTGCTCTTCGTGCTGTTCACGCGCGGCGGGCTGGTCGGGCTGATGCGCAAGCTCGGGGCCGGCCGCGATGACTGA
- a CDS encoding branched-chain amino acid ABC transporter permease yields MTTGLLIVQILNGLQLGILLFLVAAGLTLVFGVMDFINLAHGVQYMLGAYLAVTFVGITGSFVLGLVLALAAALVIGLALEFLVFRHLYARDHLDQVLATFGLILLLNQGVKMLWGAAPLSVPVPAFLSGNVALLDGILYPTYRFALIGSGLAVGALLWFVVEKTRTGMLLRAGASNAPMVSALGVDINKLFMIVFAFGTMLAAFAGAMAAPILSVEPGMGDNILILAFVVIVVGGIGSIRGAFVGALIVGLVDTLGRSFMNDLLRLFMSAPSARAAGAALSSMLIYLVMAIVLFVRPEGLLPSKGRA; encoded by the coding sequence ATGACCACCGGCCTCCTCATCGTCCAGATCCTGAACGGCCTCCAGCTCGGCATCCTGCTGTTCCTGGTGGCCGCGGGGCTGACGCTCGTCTTCGGCGTCATGGACTTCATCAACCTGGCGCATGGCGTGCAGTACATGCTCGGCGCCTATCTCGCGGTGACCTTCGTCGGCATCACCGGCAGCTTCGTGCTCGGGCTGGTGCTGGCGCTCGCGGCCGCGCTGGTGATCGGGCTGGCGCTGGAGTTCCTGGTCTTTCGACATCTCTACGCCCGCGACCATCTCGACCAGGTGCTGGCGACCTTCGGGCTGATCCTGCTGCTGAACCAGGGCGTGAAGATGCTCTGGGGCGCCGCGCCGCTCTCGGTGCCGGTCCCGGCCTTCCTGTCGGGCAATGTCGCGCTGCTCGACGGCATCCTGTATCCGACCTACCGCTTCGCGCTGATCGGCTCAGGGCTCGCCGTTGGCGCCCTGCTCTGGTTCGTCGTCGAGAAGACGCGCACGGGCATGCTGCTGCGGGCCGGCGCCTCGAATGCGCCGATGGTGTCGGCGCTCGGCGTCGACATCAACAAGCTCTTCATGATCGTCTTCGCCTTCGGGACGATGCTGGCGGCCTTCGCCGGCGCGATGGCGGCCCCGATCCTTTCGGTCGAGCCGGGCATGGGCGACAACATCCTGATCCTCGCCTTCGTCGTGATCGTGGTCGGCGGCATCGGCTCGATCCGCGGCGCCTTTGTCGGGGCGCTGATCGTCGGCCTTGTCGACACGCTCGGGCGCTCCTTCATGAACGACCTGCTGCGGCTGTTCATGAGCGCTCCTTCGGCGCGGGCGGCGGGCGCGGCCCTGTCCTCGATGCTGATCTACCTGGTCATGGCGATCGTGCTGTTCGTGCGGCCCGAGGGGCTCCTGCCCTCGAAGGGCCGGGCATGA